Proteins co-encoded in one Malus sylvestris chromosome 9, drMalSylv7.2, whole genome shotgun sequence genomic window:
- the LOC126583768 gene encoding oxygen-dependent coproporphyrinogen-III oxidase, chloroplastic-like has translation MPPPAALSASSSFTLLSPPPSPKPKLPPFSPIKRSFAITPRRHPVHSAPSSAVRCAVIEKETPEAHRPDTFLRENSSSSSVRYRFEKMIRDAQDTVCAAIEAADGGATFKEDVWSRPGGGGGISRVLQDGAVWEKAGVNVSVVYGVMPPEAYRAAKGAAAADHKPGPVPFFAAGVSSVLHPKNPFAPTLHFNYRYFETDAPQDAPGAPRQWWFGGGTDLTPAYIFEEDVKHFHSVQKSACDKFDPAFYPRFKKWCDDYFYIKHRDERRGLGGIFFDDLNDYDQEMLLSFATECANSVVPAYLPIIEKRKDLPFTDQQKEWQQLRRGRYVEFNLVYDRGTTFGLKTGGRIESILVSLPLTARWEYDHKPEEGSEEWKLLDACINPKEWV, from the exons ATGCCACCGCCGGCGGCGCTCTCAGCTTCCTCCTCCTTCACTCTCCTCTCCCCACCTCCCTCCCCAAAACCAAAGCTCCCGCCTTTCTCCCCCATAAAACGCTCCTTTGCCATCACCCCACGTCGCCACCCCGTCCACTCCGCCCCCTCCTCCGCCGTCCGATGCGCCGTCATCGAAAAAGAAACCCCCGAGGCCCACCGCCCCGATACCTTCCTCCGCGAGAACTCCTCCTCGTCCTCCGTCCGCTACCGCTTTGAGAAAATGATAAGAGATGCCCAGGACACTGTCTGCGCCGCCATTGAGGCCGCGGACGGTGGCGCCACATTTAAAGAGGACGTGTGGTCGAGACCCGGTGGTGGCGGAGGCATTAGCAGGGTCCTCCAGGACGGCGCCGTTTGGGAGAAGGCTGGTGTCAATGTCTCTGTTGTGTACGGTGTTATGCCTCCTGAGGCTTACCGAGCTGCCAAGGGCGCCGCCGCAGCTGATCATAAGCCTGGCCCGGTTCCCTTCTTCGCGGCCGGAGTTAGCTCG GTTTTGCATCCGAAGAACCCATTTGCGCCTACTTTGCATTTCAATTATCGGTATTTCGAAACCGATGCTCCCCAAG ATGCTCCTGGAGCGCCGAGGCAATGGTGGTTTGGGGGTGGTACTGACTTGACACCTGCTTATATTTTTGAGGAGGATGTTAAGCATTTTCATTCA GTTCAGAAAAGTGCTTGCGACAAATTTGATCCTGCCTTCTATCCTCGGTTCAAGAAATGGTGTGATGATTATTTCTATATCAAG CATCGAGATGAGAGGCGAGGACTTGGAGGAATATTTTTTGATGATCTAAATGACTACGATCAGGAGATGCTTCTTTCTTTTGCCACAG AATGTGCGAATTCTGTGGTCCCTGCTTACCTGCCGATTATAGAGAAAAGAAAGGACCTACCATTTACAGATCAGCAGAAGGAATGGCAGCAATTGCGAAGAGGGCGCTATGTCGAGTTCAATTTG GTTTATGATCGTGGAACTACTTTTGGACTAAAGACGGGAGGTCGAATTGAGAGTATTCTCGTCTCTCTTCCACTGACTGCTCGATGGGAATATGACCAT AAACCAGAAGAGGGAAGCGAAGAATGGAAACTTTTAGATGCTTGCATCAACCCAAAGGAATGGGTTTAA
- the LOC126583771 gene encoding jasmonate-induced oxygenase 1 — protein MEAAAAAEPIRVQSLAQAGLTQVPPQYVQPPQYRPNQPSSSTNIPIIDLFGLDPTRRNSVRASIGQACRDWGAFHVTNHGVPAALLDAIKRAGLTFFNDSSVEDKLNYACDPSSSASEGYGSRMLEKDDTVLDWRDYFDHHTLPLARRDPTRWPGFPADYRRVVSEYSDRIASLARELLGLLSESLGLETRRMEEAVGEFWQNITISYYPPCPQPELTLGLQSHSDFGAITLLVQDEVGGLEVLKDGDWVPVKPLGGDAVVVLLADQTEIITNGKYRSAVHRALTNSRQPRLSVATFHDPAKTVKVSPVSELISESTPALYREVVYGDYVSSWYTKGPEGKRNIDALLLES, from the exons ATGgaagcggcggcggcggcggagccCATCAGGGTTCAAAGCCTGGCCCAAGCCGGTCTGACCCAAGTTCCGCCCCAATACGTTCAACCTCCCCAGTACCGACCCAACCAACCATCATCCTCAACCAACATTCCCATCATCGACCTATTCGGACTCGACCCGACCCGCCGCAACTCGGTTCGGGCCTCAATCGGACAAGCCTGCAGAGACTGGGGCGCCTTCCACGTTACCAATCACGGCGTACCCGCCGCCTTACTCGATGCCATTAAGCGCGCCGGCCTCACCTTCTTCAACGATAGCTCGGTCGAAGACAAGCTGAACTACGCGTGCGATCCGAGCTCGTCGGCGTCGGAGGGGTACGGCAGCCGGATGTTGGAGAAGGACGACACCGTTTTGGACTGGAGAGACTACTTCGACCACCACACTCTGCCCCTCGCGCGCCGGGACCCTACGCGCTGGCCCGGTTTTCCCGCGGACTACCGACGGGTGGTATCCGAGTACAGCGATCGAATAGCTTCGCTGGCGCGGGAGCTGCTGGGACTGTTGTCGGAAAGCCTGGGGCTTGAAACGCGGCGTATGGAGGAGGCGGTGGGGGAGTTTTGGCAGAACATTACGATTAGCTACTACCCGCCGTGTCCTCAGCCGGAGCTGACTTTGGGCCTGCAGTCCCATTCGGATTTTGGGGCGATCACGCTGCTGGTCCAGGACGAGGTGGGCGGGCTTGAGGTGCTTAAGGACGGTGATTGGGTGCCGGTGAAGCCTTTGGGCGGCGACGCCGTTGTTGTGCTTTTAGCTGACCAAACTGAG ATAATAACCAACGGCAAGTACAGAAGTGCCGTGCATAGGGCTCTAACCAATTCCCGTCAGCCACGACTCTCAGTGGCGACATTTCACGATCCGGCCAAGACAGTGAAAGTATCCCCTGTTTCGGAGCTCATCAGCGAGTCGACTCCTGCCCTCTACCGGGAAGTTGTTTATGGAGATTATGTGTCGTCGTGGTACACAAAAGGCCCCGAAGGAAAACGAAATATTGATGCCCTCCTGCTCGAATCTTGA
- the LOC126583770 gene encoding uncharacterized protein LOC126583770, whose translation MKSYRNGEIWDFEHQMTVAAGAGDVILGVDGGTTSTVCICMPILPFSDPLPDPVPVLARAVAGCTNHNSVGEAAVRETLEQVMAEALAKSGSNRSAVRAVCLAVSGVNHPTDQQRILDWMRDIFPSHVRLYVQNDAVAALACGTLGKLHGCVLIAGTGTIAYGFTEDGREARAAGAGPTLGDWGSGYGIAAQALTAVVRANDGRGPDTKLTASIVEELGLSSPDELIGWTYADPSWARIAALVPVVVSCAEAGDEVANNILFDSVQELGLSVKAVVQRLGLCGPEGKDSFPLVMVGGVLEANKRWDIGKEVIKCISKDYPGAVPIRPKVEPAVGAALLAWNFYMNESLKEAFKS comes from the exons ATGAAGTCCTACAGGAATGGCGAAATCTGGGACTTTGAGCACCAAATGACAGTGGCCGCCGGCGCCGGAGATGTTATATTGGGTGTGGACGGCGGAACCACCTCCACCGTCTGCATTTGCATGCCCATTTTGCCCTTCTCCGATCCCCTCCCCGACCCGGTTCCCGTTCTCGCTCGAGCTGTCGCTGGCTGCACCAACCACAACAGCGTTGGCG AGGCGGCTGTGAGGGAAACGTTGGAGCAGGTGATGGCGGAAGCGCTGGCCAAGTCGGGTTCGAACCGGTCGGCGGTTCGGGCTGTTTGTTTGGCGGTTTCCGGCGTCAACCACCCCACTGATCAGCAGAGGATATTGGATTGGATGAG GGATATATTTCCCAGCCATGTGAGGTTGTATGTTCAGAATGATGCTGTGGCGGCTCTAGCTTGTGGGACTCTGGGAAAGCTTCATGGGTGTGTTCTAATTGCCGGCACAGGGACCATTGCCTACGGGTTCACAGAAGACGGTAGAGAAGCTCGGGCAGCCGGTGCAGGTCCTACCTTAGGTGATTGGGGAAG TGGATACGGTATAGCTGCACAGGCATTAACCGCGGTTGTAAGGGCCAATGATGGTCGTGGTCCAGATACAAAGCTTACAGCTAGTATTGTAGAGGAGCTTGGTCTTTCTTCTCCAGATGAACTCATTGG GTGGACATATGCAGATCCATCCTGGGCTCGCATTGCAGCGCTTGTTCCAGTTGTTGTATCTTGTGCAGAGGCTGGTGATGAAGTTGCAAATAATATCTTGTTTGATTCAGTCCAGGAGTTGGGGCTCAGCGTGAAAGCTGTTGTTCAAAGACTTGGCTTGTGTGGTCCAG AGGGGAAAGATTCTTTTCCGCTCGTCATGGTTGGTGGTGTTCTTGAAGCAAATAAAAGGTGGGATATAGGTAAGGAAGTCATCAAATGCATCTCCAAGGACTACCCAGGGGCAGTTCCAATTAGGCCAAAG GTAGAGCCTGCAGTTGGAGCAGCATTGCTAGCATGGAATTTCTACATGAATGAATCTCTGAAGGAAGCCTTCAAGAGCTGA
- the LOC126583773 gene encoding non-specific lipid-transfer protein A-like, protein MKRVVVAAVAVVLAMLVLVEPGHATVTCQQAVSSLTPCLPYLTSGAETPPAACCSGVSGLKLLTQTTEDRRTACQCLKDAASQNQGIREDAAAGLPASCQVQINVPISRSVDCNQIE, encoded by the exons ATGAAGCGCGTTGTTGTAGCGGCAGTGGCAGTGGTGTTGGCCATGTTGGTCTTGGTTGAACCGGGGCATGCCACGGTCACTTGCCAACAAGCAGTGTCATCTCTGACTCCTTGCCTTCCATATCTCACCAGCGGCGCTGAAACCCCGCCTGCGGCGTGTTGCAGTGGGGTTTCGGGTCTGAAACTGCTCACTCAAACCACCGAAGATAGGCGTACAGCCTGCCAATGCCTTAAGGACGCGGCAAGTCAGAACCAAGGCATTAGGGAAGACGCTGCTGCTGGTCTCCCTGCGTCGTGTCAAGTTCAAATCAACGTTCCCATTTCTAGGAGCGTTGACTGCAACCA GATTGAGTAA